Proteins encoded together in one Acidaminococcus timonensis window:
- a CDS encoding cold shock domain-containing protein produces the protein MTGKVKWFNAEKGYGFIEREDGGDVFVHFSAIQGEGFKTLEEGQAVEFDVVEGNRGEQAANVVKL, from the coding sequence ATGACTGGCAAAGTTAAATGGTTTAATGCTGAAAAGGGTTATGGTTTCATTGAACGGGAAGATGGCGGTGATGTATTCGTTCATTTCTCCGCAATCCAGGGTGAAGGCTTCAAGACTCTGGAAGAAGGCCAGGCTGTAGAATTCGACGTTGTCGAAGGCAACCGTGGTGAACAAGCTGCTAACGTTGTGAAACTGTAA
- a CDS encoding GIY-YIG nuclease family protein: protein MSAYVYMVRCANGALYTGWTNDLAHRLAMHRSGSGAKYTRAFKAVAMVYYEELPDKSAALQREYALKQLAKKQKEELVHQFSRKPLKIS, encoded by the coding sequence ATGAGTGCTTACGTGTACATGGTGCGCTGTGCCAACGGCGCCCTCTATACCGGCTGGACCAACGACCTGGCCCATCGGCTGGCCATGCACCGCAGCGGGTCCGGGGCCAAATATACCCGGGCTTTCAAGGCGGTGGCCATGGTCTATTATGAGGAGCTGCCCGACAAAAGTGCGGCGTTGCAGCGGGAGTATGCCCTGAAGCAGCTGGCAAAAAAACAAAAAGAAGAGCTGGTTCACCAGTTTTCTCGAAAACCTCTGAAAATATCATAA
- a CDS encoding peptidylprolyl isomerase, giving the protein MNKHVHFHTNLGDFTAELFEDKAPKTAANFMELVKKGFYDGVIFHRVIDDFMIQGGDPTGTGMGGPGYAIDDEFGPGLAHDSEGILSMANAGPNTGGSQFFITLVPTPWLDGHHAIFGKITEGMDVVHKIGSTPTDFADRPLQDVVMEKVEIVEA; this is encoded by the coding sequence ATGAACAAACATGTGCATTTCCATACCAACCTGGGCGATTTTACCGCCGAACTGTTCGAGGACAAGGCGCCCAAAACGGCTGCCAACTTCATGGAGCTGGTGAAAAAAGGCTTTTATGACGGTGTGATCTTCCACCGGGTCATCGATGATTTCATGATCCAGGGGGGCGATCCCACGGGTACTGGCATGGGCGGTCCCGGCTACGCCATCGACGATGAATTCGGGCCCGGCCTGGCTCACGACAGCGAAGGCATCCTGTCCATGGCCAACGCAGGTCCCAATACCGGCGGCAGCCAATTTTTCATCACCCTGGTACCTACCCCCTGGCTGGATGGCCATCACGCCATCTTCGGCAAGATCACTGAAGGCATGGATGTGGTCCACAAGATCGGTTCCACCCCCACGGACTTTGCTGACCGGCCTTTGCAGGACGTGGTCATGGAAAAGGTGGAAATCGTGGAAGCATGA
- a CDS encoding polysaccharide deacetylase family protein — protein sequence MRKRNAAGILAFCLCLLFSGCQEQARPEPAGELPQKAMTQESRGQETKAIAPGEGAQGARVEFVTRQHSMERIQFTGGYLRNLPEEKPETILRQAPAGARGMIFGKREINGLEWAKVATRDGITGWYTVPARPGASATTKRENLKISKDAYETTYPQVTGEVTPQAQDRINQELGNYIGVFRYMTGPVGSALQCQVTYNRNNLLSIVFTAPPILYRMFPVSEVNNLASWARLKKYAYVSPLQGGADPALLRAEKIDLQYALVFDLTTGKRLTLNHFLGNKQQEALQARVETLGTGTRLQPDNFYITEQGQLLALVDLQGPGPGGRKPLDLSDLVIKEF from the coding sequence ATGAGGAAGCGCAATGCTGCCGGGATCCTGGCTTTTTGCCTGTGTCTGCTGTTCAGCGGCTGTCAGGAACAGGCCAGGCCGGAACCGGCCGGAGAACTGCCCCAAAAGGCAATGACCCAGGAAAGCCGGGGCCAGGAGACCAAGGCCATTGCTCCCGGGGAGGGCGCCCAGGGGGCCCGGGTGGAATTCGTCACCCGGCAGCATTCCATGGAACGGATCCAGTTCACCGGCGGGTACCTGCGGAATCTGCCGGAGGAAAAGCCGGAGACCATCCTGCGGCAGGCTCCGGCCGGGGCCCGGGGCATGATCTTCGGAAAGCGGGAGATCAACGGCCTGGAATGGGCCAAGGTGGCCACCCGGGATGGAATCACCGGCTGGTACACGGTACCGGCCCGGCCAGGGGCTTCTGCCACCACCAAACGGGAGAACCTGAAGATCTCGAAGGATGCGTATGAGACCACCTATCCCCAGGTGACAGGGGAAGTCACCCCCCAGGCCCAGGATCGGATCAACCAGGAACTGGGCAACTACATCGGGGTGTTCCGGTATATGACCGGGCCGGTGGGCAGTGCCCTTCAATGCCAGGTGACTTACAACCGGAACAACCTGCTGAGCATTGTCTTCACGGCGCCGCCCATCCTGTACCGGATGTTTCCGGTCAGTGAGGTGAACAACCTGGCCAGCTGGGCCCGGCTGAAAAAATACGCCTATGTGTCTCCTCTGCAGGGCGGGGCGGATCCCGCCCTGCTGCGGGCGGAGAAAATCGATCTGCAGTATGCCCTGGTGTTCGATTTGACCACGGGCAAACGGCTGACCCTGAACCATTTTCTGGGCAACAAGCAGCAGGAGGCTCTCCAGGCACGGGTGGAGACACTGGGGACAGGGACCCGGCTCCAGCCGGACAATTTTTATATTACTGAACAGGGACAGCTCCTGGCCCTGGTCGACCTGCAGGGACCCGGTCCCGGCGGCCGTAAACCGCTGGACCTGTCCGATCTTGTCATCAAGGAATTTTAG